In a single window of the Thiohalophilus sp. genome:
- a CDS encoding ExeA family protein, with protein sequence MYLQHFGLREAPFSLTPDTSYFFAYGHYADALNTLLVALRSGEGFIKVVGEVGTGKTLLCRKLLNTMDKDFVTAYIPNPMVTPSGLLAGLASELGITLSNRPYGLYQLQKMITDRLIELTGEGRKVVLCLDEAQAMPTDTLETLRLLTNLETEKYKLLQVVLFGQPELDERLNTRQVRQLKQRITFSYRIEPIDRDGLDSYVSHRLVVAGYQGGALFEHRAMRTLYKCSRGIPRLINILSHKAMMAAYGRGDTTVGQRHMRMAVKDTEDTQLSSPPRRWPWWLAAGAMAAAMLFYWQGDKMPGVSL encoded by the coding sequence ATGTATCTGCAACACTTTGGCCTACGCGAAGCACCTTTTTCGCTCACACCGGATACGTCGTATTTTTTCGCCTATGGCCATTACGCCGACGCATTGAACACCCTGCTGGTGGCGCTGCGCAGCGGTGAGGGGTTTATCAAGGTGGTCGGTGAAGTTGGCACCGGCAAAACCCTGTTGTGCCGCAAGTTGCTCAACACCATGGACAAGGATTTTGTCACTGCCTACATTCCCAATCCGATGGTAACACCCTCCGGTCTGCTGGCCGGCCTGGCATCGGAACTGGGTATTACCCTGTCCAACCGGCCTTATGGCCTGTACCAGTTGCAGAAGATGATCACCGATCGCCTGATCGAGCTGACCGGCGAAGGCAGGAAAGTGGTGTTGTGTCTTGACGAGGCCCAGGCCATGCCGACCGATACCCTGGAGACCCTGCGCCTGTTGACCAACCTGGAGACGGAAAAATACAAGCTGCTGCAGGTGGTGTTGTTCGGTCAGCCGGAACTGGATGAACGATTGAATACCCGACAGGTGCGCCAGCTCAAGCAACGCATCACCTTTTCCTACCGGATCGAGCCGATTGATCGCGATGGTCTGGATTCGTATGTCTCGCACCGACTGGTTGTTGCCGGCTATCAGGGTGGGGCCCTGTTTGAACATCGGGCGATGCGAACATTGTATAAATGTAGTCGGGGGATTCCGCGCCTGATTAATATCCTCTCCCACAAGGCGATGATGGCCGCTTACGGGCGCGGTGACACGACCGTGGGGCAGCGACACATGCGCATGGCGGTGAAGGATACCGAGGATACCCAGTTGTCAAGCCCGCCACGCCGCTGGCCCTGGTGGCTGGCGGCCGGCGCTATGGCGGCGGCCATGCTGTTTTACTGGCAGGGTGACAAGATGCCGGGGGTCAGTTTATGA
- the ubiA gene encoding 4-hydroxybenzoate octaprenyltransferase, with product MKPLLPAIKREMIRERLYQYYLLTRLHRPIGLFLLLWPTLWALWIAAEGFPRPGVFVVFVLGVILMRSAGCVINDYADRHFDPHVARTRERPIASGRVTPREALGLFATLCLLAFLLVLTMNRLTVYLAFVGVGLAAIYPFMKRYTHLPQVVLGMAFGWAIPMAFAAQAGDVPKVAWLLFVINVVWSVAYDSMYAMADRDEDLKIGVKSAAILFGDADRFIIGLLQGLMFLGLVLLGRELALGAPYYMGLLVALGLAGYQQYLIRDRRPAECFRAFLNNHWLGAAVFVGLFLAYI from the coding sequence ATGAAACCGCTACTGCCGGCGATCAAACGCGAGATGATTCGCGAGCGTTTATATCAATATTATCTGCTGACGCGCCTGCATCGCCCGATTGGCCTGTTTCTGCTGTTGTGGCCGACCCTGTGGGCGTTGTGGATCGCCGCCGAGGGCTTTCCCCGCCCGGGAGTGTTTGTGGTGTTTGTGCTCGGGGTGATCCTGATGCGCTCCGCCGGTTGTGTGATCAACGATTATGCCGATCGCCACTTCGATCCGCACGTGGCGCGGACCCGGGAACGGCCCATCGCCAGCGGCCGGGTCACGCCGCGTGAGGCGCTGGGCCTGTTCGCGACCCTCTGCCTGCTGGCGTTTTTGCTGGTGCTGACCATGAACCGGCTGACGGTTTATCTCGCGTTTGTCGGCGTAGGGCTGGCCGCCATCTATCCGTTCATGAAGCGTTACACCCATCTGCCGCAGGTGGTGCTGGGCATGGCCTTCGGCTGGGCGATTCCCATGGCGTTTGCCGCCCAGGCGGGGGACGTGCCGAAGGTGGCCTGGCTGCTGTTTGTGATCAATGTGGTCTGGTCGGTGGCTTACGACAGCATGTATGCCATGGCCGATCGTGACGAAGATCTCAAGATCGGGGTCAAGTCCGCCGCTATTCTCTTTGGCGACGCGGACCGGTTCATCATCGGCCTGTTGCAGGGACTGATGTTTCTGGGACTGGTCTTGCTGGGGCGGGAGCTGGCGCTGGGCGCACCTTATTATATGGGGCTGCTGGTGGCGCTGGGGCTGGCGGGGTATCAGCAATATCTGATCCGGGATCGGCGCCCCGCCGAGTGTTTCCGGGCCTTTCTCAATAACCACTGGCTGGGCGCCGCGGTCTTCGTCGGCCTGTTTCTGGCATATATATAG
- the mshL gene encoding pilus (MSHA type) biogenesis protein MshL, translating to MIKELKIIILTGLVISLSACAGNQQRPPATLESIDAALDEAGAASDDQREETPPSISDALMPEFNLALPDSTGIDTEPRFDIKVNRANVRRFFMELVEGTPHNMVMHPEVEGRITLDLKNVTVAEVMEVVRDVYGYDYEQTRSGFKVFPNTLTSRIFTLDYLDIKRKGVSNLRVSSGQVTEQVPASGVGRSGGLSGSGDINQPGGQRNSLSGSSINTESESDFWKDMEAALKTIVGNKEGRSVVVNPQSGIVVVNAMPTELRAVERFINSTQNVIQRQVILEAKIIEVELNDSFQTGINWSALHDTASNSYLINQTGGGSIFGGSNVAGTSGNSGNLNPDALNQIDGSSASAFGGVFSMALNIGNDFAAFIELLKTQGDVQVLSSPKVSTINNQKAVIKVGEDEFFITDVASNTDITTGTSTTSSNVELTPFFSGVALDVIPQISDDGNIILHIHPSVSTVKEKTKNISVSSATTFSVPLAISTIRESDSIIRARSGQVVVIGGLMQDSVSDEDASIPVLGDLPLIGGLFRHTREVTRKSELVILLKPVLVEGDQTWSDAVRSSQDRINKMRNRR from the coding sequence ATGATAAAAGAATTGAAAATCATTATTCTGACCGGGCTGGTCATAAGCCTGTCCGCCTGCGCGGGCAATCAACAGCGCCCGCCGGCCACACTCGAATCCATCGATGCGGCCCTCGACGAGGCAGGTGCCGCTTCGGATGACCAACGAGAGGAGACGCCGCCAAGTATCAGCGACGCCCTGATGCCGGAGTTTAATCTGGCGTTGCCGGACAGCACCGGGATCGATACCGAGCCGCGTTTTGATATCAAGGTGAACCGGGCGAATGTACGCCGCTTCTTTATGGAGCTGGTGGAAGGAACACCGCACAATATGGTGATGCATCCCGAGGTGGAGGGTCGCATTACCCTGGATCTGAAAAACGTGACCGTCGCGGAAGTGATGGAAGTGGTGCGCGATGTTTACGGCTACGATTATGAGCAGACTCGCAGCGGCTTCAAGGTCTTCCCCAATACCCTGACCTCTCGCATCTTTACACTCGACTATCTGGATATTAAACGCAAAGGGGTTTCCAACCTGCGAGTCAGTTCCGGCCAGGTGACCGAGCAGGTCCCCGCCAGCGGGGTGGGCCGAAGCGGCGGGCTGTCCGGTTCCGGCGACATCAATCAGCCGGGTGGCCAGCGCAACAGCCTCTCCGGCAGTTCCATCAATACCGAATCCGAGTCCGACTTCTGGAAGGACATGGAGGCGGCGCTCAAGACGATCGTCGGTAATAAAGAGGGCCGCAGTGTGGTGGTCAATCCCCAGTCGGGTATCGTGGTGGTTAATGCCATGCCCACGGAACTGCGTGCGGTGGAACGTTTTATCAACTCCACCCAGAATGTGATTCAACGCCAGGTGATTCTGGAAGCCAAGATCATCGAAGTGGAGCTTAACGACAGTTTTCAGACCGGTATCAACTGGTCGGCCCTGCATGATACCGCCAGTAACAGTTATCTGATTAACCAGACCGGTGGCGGCAGTATCTTTGGCGGCTCGAATGTCGCGGGCACCTCCGGTAATTCCGGTAATCTCAATCCCGATGCGCTCAACCAGATCGATGGCTCCTCCGCCTCGGCCTTCGGCGGGGTCTTCTCCATGGCCCTGAATATTGGTAATGATTTTGCCGCATTTATCGAACTGCTCAAGACCCAGGGTGATGTGCAGGTGCTCTCCAGTCCCAAGGTGTCGACGATTAATAATCAAAAAGCGGTGATCAAGGTCGGTGAAGACGAGTTCTTTATTACCGATGTGGCTTCCAATACAGACATCACGACCGGCACGTCGACCACCAGCAGCAACGTGGAACTGACGCCGTTCTTTAGCGGTGTGGCACTGGATGTGATTCCTCAGATCAGTGATGACGGTAATATTATTTTGCATATTCATCCGTCGGTCAGCACGGTGAAGGAAAAAACCAAGAATATCAGTGTCTCCTCGGCCACCACCTTCAGTGTGCCGCTGGCGATCAGCACCATTCGTGAGTCGGATAGCATTATTCGTGCGCGCAGCGGCCAGGTGGTGGTGATCGGGGGCTTGATGCAGGACTCGGTAAGCGATGAGGATGCCTCGATTCCCGTGCTGGGTGATTTGCCCCTGATCGGGGGCCTGTTTCGCCATACCCGTGAGGTGACCCGCAAGAGCGAGCTGGTGATTCTGCTTAAACCTGTGCTGGTGGAAGGGGATCAAACCTGGTCGGATGCGGTCCGCTCCTCGCAGGATCGGATCAACAAAATGCGTAACCGACGTTAA
- a CDS encoding chorismate--pyruvate lyase family protein — protein sequence MRRCPHSFCEPVWRYRQQLLSPLPALREWLFDTGSLTRRLQQACDREFRVEVVAQGWQRPLLNERRRLALPTRRLALVRQVYLYCGDLPCVFARTIIPRQTLSGAERHLAVLGNRPLGALLFADPRMHREPMEFARLQSGERLFADAVQRLASPPATIWGRRSVFYLAAKPLLVNEIFLPTIEKL from the coding sequence ATGAGGCGTTGTCCGCACAGCTTTTGCGAGCCGGTCTGGCGCTATCGGCAGCAGCTGCTCTCGCCTCTGCCGGCGCTCCGGGAGTGGCTGTTCGATACCGGTTCGCTGACCCGGCGTCTGCAACAGGCCTGCGACCGGGAATTTCGGGTCGAGGTGGTGGCGCAGGGCTGGCAACGGCCGCTGCTCAACGAGCGTCGCAGGCTGGCGTTGCCGACCCGGCGTCTGGCGCTGGTGCGTCAGGTCTATCTCTATTGTGGCGATTTGCCCTGTGTGTTTGCCCGCACCATTATTCCCCGGCAGACCCTGAGCGGGGCCGAACGCCATCTGGCGGTACTGGGTAATCGGCCGCTGGGCGCGCTGTTGTTCGCCGATCCGCGCATGCACCGCGAGCCGATGGAGTTTGCCCGCCTGCAGAGCGGTGAACGGTTGTTTGCCGATGCCGTACAGCGCCTGGCGAGTCCGCCGGCGACGATCTGGGGACGTCGCTCGGTCTTCTATCTGGCCGCCAAGCCCCTGCTGGTCAATGAAATATTTTTGCCCACGATCGAAAAACTGTGA
- a CDS encoding ComF family protein yields MNNWLNFDLFRPGCWLCHSPQPRDQPLCPDCLAVLPGNRHACRRCALPIAPEQTLCGRCLAHPPFYRHSLIPFIYAPPIDQLITGLKFQQKLSHARLLGELLGLTLPTTHLQSLDALLPVPLHRRRLRERGYNQAVEIGRFVAQYADLPLLTGQCHRVRHTAAQSRLPLAQRRQNLRQAFYIDADLRGRSIGILDDVVTSGHTVNELARCLRRAGAESITVIAVARADFPR; encoded by the coding sequence GTGAACAATTGGTTAAATTTCGACCTGTTCCGGCCGGGCTGCTGGCTTTGTCACAGCCCCCAGCCCCGGGACCAGCCACTGTGTCCGGACTGTCTCGCCGTCTTGCCCGGCAATCGACACGCCTGCCGGCGCTGTGCCCTGCCGATCGCCCCGGAGCAGACCCTGTGCGGGCGCTGCCTGGCACACCCACCGTTTTATCGCCACAGCCTGATTCCCTTTATTTATGCCCCACCCATCGATCAGCTTATTACCGGGCTCAAATTCCAACAAAAGCTGTCCCATGCCCGTCTGCTTGGTGAACTGCTGGGCCTGACCCTGCCGACAACCCACCTGCAGTCGCTCGATGCGCTGCTGCCGGTTCCCCTCCATCGCCGGCGGTTGCGCGAGCGGGGCTACAACCAGGCAGTGGAAATCGGCCGCTTTGTCGCCCAATACGCTGACCTGCCGCTGCTCACCGGGCAATGCCATCGTGTACGGCACACCGCCGCCCAGAGCCGGTTACCGCTGGCTCAGCGCCGGCAAAATCTGCGTCAGGCGTTCTATATCGATGCCGACTTGCGCGGTCGCTCGATCGGCATCCTCGACGATGTTGTCACCAGCGGCCACACCGTCAACGAACTGGCCCGTTGCCTGCGCCGGGCCGGGGCCGAATCGATCACCGTGATCGCTGTCGCGCGCGCCGACTTTCCCCGCTGA
- a CDS encoding tetratricopeptide repeat protein → MSLINQMLKDLESRRAESVASPDSPLKGVNRYNVAQRRPAYLFYGLGALLLILAALVGFLGWAYLNPPQHADAATPPVAVEMSPTTEEQPASANETPAVKASPQKAAPEPGPEPESVVSAKPPSSPEPARQQQAEATVAEQPATTGSRQREEAGEDDASVNKRSRPLSDEQRAELAYKKGYQLLGREQLEAGERQLRDALTHYPRHHGARELLASVYIKRGRYVEAGSLLKEGLALAPGHTLFAKLYARVLLKQQKPARAIAILERQPPMPGVDSEYHALLAALYQQTGQHLKAAASYRDILRVNPHQGNGWIGLGISLEKLEKYAEARSAYQRAKNSTNLTENLRQYVDKRLAVLADAGH, encoded by the coding sequence ATGAGTTTGATCAACCAGATGCTCAAGGACCTGGAGAGTCGCCGTGCCGAATCGGTGGCGTCGCCGGACAGTCCGTTAAAAGGGGTGAACCGTTACAACGTCGCGCAACGCCGACCAGCCTATCTGTTTTATGGGCTGGGGGCATTATTGTTGATCCTCGCGGCACTGGTCGGCTTCCTGGGTTGGGCATACCTGAATCCGCCACAGCATGCCGACGCCGCGACACCCCCGGTGGCCGTTGAGATGTCCCCCACTACGGAAGAACAACCCGCGTCGGCCAACGAGACGCCGGCGGTCAAGGCGTCGCCCCAAAAGGCGGCACCTGAGCCCGGGCCGGAACCGGAATCTGTGGTCAGCGCCAAGCCCCCGTCGTCGCCGGAACCTGCCAGGCAACAACAAGCTGAGGCGACAGTGGCGGAACAGCCCGCGACGACCGGATCCCGGCAACGCGAGGAGGCGGGCGAGGATGATGCGTCGGTTAACAAACGTAGTCGGCCGTTAAGTGACGAGCAGCGCGCCGAGCTGGCCTATAAAAAAGGCTATCAATTGCTGGGCCGGGAACAGCTGGAAGCCGGTGAACGCCAGCTGCGCGACGCGTTGACGCACTACCCGCGCCATCACGGGGCACGGGAACTGCTGGCCAGTGTGTACATCAAACGCGGGCGTTATGTGGAGGCCGGTAGCTTGTTAAAAGAGGGCCTCGCGCTGGCGCCAGGGCATACCTTGTTTGCCAAACTGTATGCGCGGGTATTACTGAAACAGCAGAAGCCGGCCCGGGCGATCGCCATCCTGGAACGGCAGCCGCCGATGCCGGGGGTGGACAGCGAATATCACGCACTGCTGGCGGCGCTCTATCAGCAGACCGGTCAACATCTCAAGGCGGCAGCCAGTTACCGGGACATACTGCGGGTCAATCCCCATCAGGGAAACGGGTGGATCGGATTAGGGATTTCCCTGGAAAAACTGGAGAAATACGCTGAAGCGCGTTCGGCGTATCAACGCGCGAAAAACAGCACCAATCTGACAGAGAATCTCCGCCAATATGTTGATAAACGGTTGGCCGTTCTGGCCGATGCCGGGCACTGA
- the pilM gene encoding pilus assembly protein PilM: MKKSSTAPGLAGVHLTDRGVAVAAVRYQAEQPVLSYCEFAPAGNAERPQVLARLLAQAPLAGMRVSTLLNAGEFDLQLIEAPDVTPDELRAAVRWRIKDRLDFPLDEAVLDVFTVPGQQERGRSPMVYVVAARQAQVKRYIDALESAGADLCCVDIPELAQRNLAIRLAEDARGVAMLSLGPDAALLTLTCGGVLYLAREIDVGYRVLESAAPAQEGKAGGLQLAESLSPDQRRALETLVLEVQRSLDYFESHFGLAPIGHLVIAPTPIPIPAMLNYMGENLGAAVRQLELADILDIEQTTDRTLQAESLLAIGVALRGLEA; this comes from the coding sequence TTGAAAAAATCCAGCACAGCGCCGGGTCTGGCCGGGGTGCATCTTACTGATCGCGGCGTCGCCGTGGCGGCGGTCCGTTATCAGGCAGAGCAGCCGGTGCTGAGTTATTGCGAATTCGCGCCGGCCGGTAACGCCGAGCGCCCGCAGGTGCTGGCGCGGTTACTGGCGCAGGCGCCCCTGGCGGGGATGCGGGTCAGCACCCTGTTGAATGCCGGCGAGTTTGATCTGCAGCTGATCGAGGCGCCGGACGTGACGCCCGATGAGTTGCGCGCGGCGGTGCGCTGGCGCATCAAGGATCGGCTCGATTTCCCGCTGGATGAGGCGGTGCTGGATGTGTTCACCGTCCCCGGCCAGCAGGAACGAGGCCGTTCGCCCATGGTGTATGTGGTGGCGGCGCGCCAGGCGCAGGTGAAGCGCTACATCGATGCGCTGGAGAGCGCCGGGGCGGATCTCTGCTGTGTGGACATTCCCGAACTGGCGCAACGCAATCTGGCGATCCGACTGGCCGAGGATGCCCGCGGGGTGGCGATGTTGTCGCTGGGCCCGGACGCCGCGCTGCTGACCCTGACCTGTGGCGGAGTGTTGTATCTGGCCCGGGAAATCGATGTGGGGTATCGCGTGCTGGAGAGCGCCGCGCCGGCGCAGGAGGGCAAGGCAGGCGGCCTGCAGCTGGCGGAGAGCCTGTCACCGGATCAGCGGCGGGCGCTGGAAACCCTCGTTCTCGAGGTCCAGCGTTCGCTGGATTATTTTGAGAGCCATTTCGGCCTGGCACCGATCGGTCATCTGGTGATCGCACCGACCCCGATACCGATCCCCGCCATGCTGAACTACATGGGTGAAAACCTCGGCGCGGCGGTCAGGCAGCTGGAGTTGGCCGATATTCTGGATATCGAGCAGACCACGGATCGGACCCTGCAGGCCGAGAGTCTGCTCGCCATCGGTGTGGCATTGCGGGGGCTCGAGGCATGA
- the bioB gene encoding biotin synthase BioB: MTQTATAIDNNLRHDWQVEEIDGLFNLPFNDLLFHAQQLHRHYFDPNQVQVSTLLSIKTGKCPEDCGYCPQSIRYDTGLEVEPLMPLDEVIESARAARANGSSRFCMGAAWRSPKDRDLDPVIEMVKAVKDLGLETCLTLGMLTESQTRRLKEAGLDYYNHNLDTSPEYYGEVITTRTYQDRLDTLEHVRNAGMHVCCGGILGMGESRYDRVRLMQQLANQPQHPESVPINMLVRVEGTPLQEAEDFDHIEFIRSIAVARILMPQSYVRLSAGREEMSDEMQALCFLAGANSVFYGEKLLTTPNPGADHDSQLFDKLGIRAI; encoded by the coding sequence ATGACACAAACTGCTACCGCCATCGACAATAACCTGCGTCACGACTGGCAGGTCGAGGAGATCGACGGCCTGTTCAACCTGCCATTCAATGATCTGCTGTTTCATGCCCAACAGCTGCATCGCCACTATTTCGATCCCAACCAGGTGCAGGTCAGCACCCTGTTGAGCATCAAGACCGGTAAGTGTCCGGAAGATTGCGGCTATTGTCCGCAGAGCATTCGCTACGATACCGGACTGGAAGTCGAGCCGCTGATGCCCCTGGATGAGGTGATTGAATCTGCCAGGGCCGCCAGGGCCAATGGCTCGAGTCGCTTCTGCATGGGCGCCGCCTGGCGCAGCCCGAAGGACCGGGATCTGGATCCGGTGATCGAGATGGTCAAGGCGGTCAAGGATCTGGGCCTGGAAACCTGCCTGACGCTGGGCATGCTGACCGAGAGCCAGACCCGGCGGCTCAAGGAGGCGGGGCTCGATTATTACAATCATAATCTGGATACCTCCCCGGAATATTACGGCGAAGTCATTACCACCCGCACCTACCAGGATCGCCTCGATACGCTGGAGCACGTGCGTAATGCCGGCATGCATGTCTGTTGCGGCGGTATCCTGGGGATGGGCGAGAGCCGTTACGATCGGGTGCGGTTGATGCAGCAATTGGCCAACCAGCCGCAGCATCCCGAAAGCGTACCTATCAACATGCTGGTACGGGTGGAGGGGACGCCGCTGCAGGAAGCCGAGGATTTCGATCATATCGAGTTTATCCGCAGCATCGCCGTGGCGCGGATCCTGATGCCACAATCTTACGTGCGTCTGTCAGCCGGACGTGAAGAGATGTCCGACGAAATGCAGGCGTTGTGTTTTCTGGCCGGGGCCAACTCGGTCTTCTACGGCGAAAAACTGCTGACCACCCCCAACCCCGGCGCCGATCACGACAGCCAACTGTTCGACAAACTCGGCATCCGGGCCATTTAG